From the genome of Synergistetes bacterium HGW-Synergistetes-1, one region includes:
- a CDS encoding glycerate kinase: protein MNIKIKNRDILLSHGDIESKRIVLDIAENTLQRLDSYRRIKSIAHMKDEILHIGTKSWDLSKKKNVYLIGAGKACNAMAMAVEEILGDHLTRGIAIVKIAEETDIFDKTEIFVGGHPLPNENGLLACKKIIDLVDNATADDLFIVVISGGSSALMSCPIDGISLQDEIDTTDIMLKSGADIYEINSIRRHISQLNGGMLAKRIQKSGAELIGFGISDAVGSPATTNIGEPYLKYRGTPMGPDQTTLEDARRVIQDYDVIGRLPGSVVSFLMTSGPEAETPKAFPDNTYFLINTLPDSCIYAKEAAEKMGIPAIILSSFLEGESREAGTFFAAIAKEIQTYGNPVKAPCVLISSGETTTRILDNKTISGHGGPGQELTASFAIAAAGAEGCCMLSIDSEGTDGTTDVAGGLTDSQTSRLASEKGVDLNASLRSHACYEALYEIGDTIFTGNTGTNLCDLNILYVPERKK, encoded by the coding sequence ATATATTGCTTTCCCATGGAGACATTGAATCAAAGCGTATCGTCCTTGATATTGCAGAAAACACACTCCAGCGACTTGACTCGTACAGACGGATAAAGAGCATCGCACATATGAAAGATGAAATTTTGCATATTGGCACAAAAAGCTGGGACCTCTCTAAAAAAAAGAATGTATATCTTATTGGGGCAGGAAAAGCCTGCAACGCGATGGCAATGGCAGTTGAAGAGATACTTGGAGATCATTTGACCAGAGGGATAGCCATTGTCAAAATCGCGGAAGAAACCGACATCTTTGATAAAACCGAGATATTTGTCGGAGGACATCCGCTTCCAAATGAAAATGGACTTCTTGCATGCAAAAAAATCATAGACCTTGTCGACAATGCAACAGCCGATGATCTGTTTATTGTAGTAATCAGCGGCGGCAGTTCTGCTTTGATGAGTTGTCCTATTGACGGCATCTCACTACAGGACGAAATCGACACAACTGATATTATGCTCAAATCAGGTGCAGATATTTATGAAATAAATTCGATCCGAAGGCATATCTCTCAATTAAACGGAGGTATGCTTGCAAAACGCATCCAAAAATCCGGGGCGGAGCTGATCGGCTTCGGAATAAGTGACGCGGTTGGCAGTCCCGCAACAACAAATATCGGGGAACCTTATCTCAAATACAGAGGAACGCCGATGGGACCCGATCAGACAACACTTGAAGATGCCCGGCGTGTCATTCAGGATTATGATGTCATTGGCAGACTTCCTGGATCGGTAGTAAGTTTTTTGATGACTTCAGGACCTGAAGCAGAGACACCCAAGGCCTTTCCTGATAATACATATTTTTTGATCAACACCTTGCCTGATTCATGCATCTATGCTAAAGAAGCCGCAGAAAAAATGGGGATACCTGCAATCATATTGTCATCGTTCTTAGAAGGAGAAAGCAGGGAAGCCGGAACCTTTTTTGCTGCTATTGCTAAAGAAATCCAGACCTATGGCAATCCTGTAAAGGCACCATGTGTCTTAATAAGCTCAGGAGAAACAACGACCCGGATCCTTGACAACAAGACTATATCGGGTCATGGAGGTCCCGGCCAGGAACTCACTGCCAGTTTTGCTATAGCAGCGGCAGGGGCTGAGGGATGCTGTATGCTTTCAATAGATTCAGAAGGTACAGACGGTACAACCGATGTGGCTGGAGGACTGACAGATTCACAGACATCCCGCCTCGCATCAGAAAAAGGGGTCGATCTTAATGCCTCTTTGCGCAGCCATGCCTGCTACGAGGCATTATATGAGATCGGAGACACAATTTTTACAGGAAATACCGGAACAAACTTATGCGATTTGAATATTTTGTATGTTCCGGAAAGAAAAAAATAG
- a CDS encoding C4-dicarboxylate ABC transporter permease has product MIATLLISLLVGLALSVPVAIAMAGACALVFMFFYGGGSMIQLLAQAMITTADSFPLMAIPFFMLVGTIMSRSGLAEEIINVGDALTGSRPGGLGTSTIVACMIFAAISGSGPAVVAALGVILVPAMVERGYDSAYAGSLVAAGATIGPVIPPSIPMIIFSVIAGTSVVSMFAAGIGPGILMGLSLIIVNYITSKKRGYVGKERQGGAKWVFARCWKAKWALFLPILILGGIYGGVFTPTEAAVVGVVYALFTGSVIYKQLTFKKVYDAMVEAGLLSCLSMFILGGATTFGRLMTMERIPQTLAAAMLSITSSPIIIMMLIMGFLLITGMFIDTTSNVVLFTPLFLPMVIELGYSPVLFGVVMTMNLCLGMITPPVGVNLYVAQGICKAPFEKMIKEAIPLAAALLVAIILTLAFPQIALFIPKSLGMMI; this is encoded by the coding sequence ATGATTGCAACATTGCTTATCTCCCTTCTTGTGGGATTAGCCCTTTCAGTTCCCGTCGCAATAGCTATGGCAGGCGCATGCGCTTTGGTTTTCATGTTTTTCTATGGCGGTGGAAGTATGATCCAGCTTCTTGCCCAGGCAATGATAACAACAGCGGATTCATTTCCCCTAATGGCAATTCCGTTTTTTATGCTTGTTGGAACTATCATGTCGAGATCCGGTCTGGCAGAAGAAATCATCAACGTTGGCGATGCTCTTACAGGCAGCCGTCCCGGAGGACTCGGAACTTCAACGATCGTAGCATGCATGATTTTTGCGGCAATTTCGGGCTCAGGTCCGGCCGTTGTAGCCGCTCTGGGGGTAATATTGGTCCCGGCTATGGTTGAGCGTGGTTACGACAGCGCATACGCCGGGTCGCTTGTAGCCGCTGGTGCTACTATCGGTCCGGTTATACCGCCAAGCATACCAATGATAATTTTTAGTGTTATTGCAGGCACTTCTGTTGTCAGCATGTTTGCAGCAGGGATCGGTCCTGGGATATTGATGGGTTTGTCTTTGATTATTGTCAACTATATCACTTCAAAAAAGCGTGGTTATGTTGGCAAGGAACGCCAGGGTGGAGCAAAATGGGTTTTTGCCCGTTGTTGGAAGGCAAAATGGGCTCTTTTTCTGCCTATCCTGATACTTGGCGGAATTTACGGAGGGGTATTCACACCTACAGAAGCGGCTGTCGTGGGAGTTGTTTATGCCCTATTCACCGGTTCTGTAATTTACAAGCAGCTTACTTTCAAAAAAGTATATGATGCCATGGTAGAAGCGGGGCTCCTTTCTTGCCTTTCAATGTTTATACTTGGCGGAGCGACTACATTCGGAAGACTTATGACAATGGAGAGAATTCCACAGACATTGGCTGCGGCTATGTTATCGATTACAAGCTCGCCAATAATAATTATGATGTTAATTATGGGATTCCTTCTTATAACAGGTATGTTTATTGATACGACATCGAATGTAGTTCTATTTACTCCGCTTTTCCTGCCAATGGTAATAGAACTGGGCTATAGTCCTGTGCTTTTTGGTGTTGTAATGACAATGAACCTATGTCTTGGAATGATAACACCGCCTGTTGGTGTAAATTTGTATGTTGCCCAGGGGATATGCAAGGCTCCGTTTGAAAAAATGATAAAAGAGGCAATACCTCTTGCTGCTGCGCTTCTGGTTGCGATAATACTGACTTTAGCTTTTCCACAGATTGCATTGTTTATACCGAAATCTTTAGGTATGATGATATAG
- a CDS encoding phosphopyruvate hydratase, with translation MSDHIKSVKARQMLDCKCRPMVEVDVITNNGAFGRGSAPTGVSVGHYEAFVLRDNDPGSYNGMSVHKAVNNVNQIIAPAIIGLNVADQKAIDQRMIELDGTTDKSSLGSNSIYSTSIACFRAAADAKKMPLYEYIGNDVSSVPIPSFNMINGGKYANLTQAVNEFIVMPYKADDIDEAVEIAVRVFQRLDHVIKKNTGAEPGIGSSYGWIATSEDPEIIFSLIQEAIDDCGYTKKCAFAIDCASSEMFNDTTGTYYMNGNNLSTAEMVQYMKGLTERWNLIFIEDMLDENDWDGYALAHQLIKRTLLVADDLTVTNKDRIEKACKTNSIDGFVLKPNQVGTITEALEAHEFAKARGLFSIPSGRSGGVIGDVVMDLAVGLKVDFIKNGCPRSGERIDKLNFLMRVSNMHNGCRMSDISSKVKF, from the coding sequence ATGTCAGATCATATTAAATCAGTAAAAGCCAGGCAGATGTTGGATTGCAAATGCCGTCCAATGGTTGAGGTAGATGTCATAACGAACAACGGTGCATTTGGCCGCGGAAGTGCCCCGACAGGTGTTTCTGTAGGACATTATGAGGCCTTTGTTCTTAGGGATAATGATCCGGGATCATACAACGGAATGAGTGTCCACAAGGCAGTCAATAACGTAAATCAGATAATTGCTCCGGCTATCATAGGATTAAACGTTGCTGACCAAAAGGCAATAGACCAGAGGATGATCGAATTAGATGGGACCACTGATAAAAGCAGCCTGGGAAGCAATTCTATTTACAGCACATCCATAGCGTGTTTTCGTGCGGCTGCTGATGCAAAAAAAATGCCCTTGTACGAATATATCGGTAATGATGTTAGCTCAGTACCTATCCCCTCTTTCAACATGATAAACGGAGGAAAATACGCAAACCTTACTCAGGCAGTAAATGAATTTATTGTCATGCCATACAAAGCTGATGACATAGATGAAGCGGTAGAAATTGCCGTTCGTGTATTTCAGCGCCTGGATCATGTAATAAAAAAGAACACGGGCGCGGAGCCAGGAATCGGGAGTTCTTATGGATGGATCGCCACCTCGGAAGACCCTGAAATAATTTTTTCTTTAATACAGGAAGCCATAGATGACTGTGGCTATACAAAGAAGTGTGCATTTGCCATTGACTGTGCGTCAAGCGAAATGTTCAACGACACGACCGGAACCTACTATATGAACGGGAATAACCTCTCCACAGCTGAAATGGTGCAATATATGAAAGGCCTGACAGAGAGATGGAATTTAATTTTTATTGAAGATATGCTGGATGAAAATGATTGGGATGGATATGCTCTGGCACATCAGCTTATCAAGAGGACTCTCCTCGTAGCTGATGATCTGACTGTCACAAATAAGGACCGGATAGAAAAGGCGTGTAAAACAAATTCGATCGACGGCTTTGTTCTCAAACCAAACCAGGTAGGTACTATTACCGAAGCTCTAGAAGCACACGAATTCGCAAAAGCAAGAGGACTCTTTTCCATTCCCTCGGGCAGATCAGGCGGCGTTATCGGCGATGTCGTAATGGACCTTGCTGTCGGCTTAAAGGTCGATTTCATCAAAAACGGATGCCCACGCTCAGGAGAACGCATAGACAAACTGAACTTTCTTATGCGAGTGTCAAATATGCACAATGGATGCAGGATGAGTGATATTTCGTCAAAAGTAAAATTCTAG